The following are from one region of the Oncorhynchus nerka isolate Pitt River linkage group LG8, Oner_Uvic_2.0, whole genome shotgun sequence genome:
- the rnf175 gene encoding RING finger protein 175 isoform X3 yields the protein MAGLQPQGDLLKMTHRENWKVQHERLHVKHRGHEAMHAEMVLILIATLVVAQIVLVQWKQRHNRSYNLVTLLQMWVVPLYFTIKLYWWRFLSMWGMFSVITSYVVFRATRKPLSCRTPRMVYKWFLLIYKLSYAVGVIGYLVIMFTMFGFNVFFRIKAEDSMDVGVIMLFYGLYYGVMGRDFAEICSDYMASTIGYYNLGGMPSRSLTDDICAVCGQKILVDVDEEGIIEDTYQLSCNHIFHEFCIRGWCIVGKKQTCPYCNEKVDLKRMMNNPWERTHVLYGQLLDWLRYLVAWQPIIIGIVHGINFTLGLE from the exons gGGGATCTCCTGAAAATGACTCACAGGGAGAACTGGAA agTACAGCATGAGCGCCTGCACGTGAAGCACCGGGGCCATGAGGCCATGCATGCAGAGATGGTGCTCATCCTCATCGCTACGCTAGTGGTGGCTCAGATCGTACTGGTACAGTGGAAGCAGCGGCACAACCGCTCATACAAT ttggtCACCCTGCTCCAGATGTGGGTGGTTCCTCTCTATTTCACTATAAAACTCTACTGGTGGAGGTTTCTCTCCATGTGGGGAATGTTCTCTGTCATCACCAGCTATGTCGTCTTCAGAGCTACACGCAAACCACTGTCCTGTCGGACACCACG GATGGTGTATAAATGGTTTCTATTGATCTATAAGCTGAGCTATGCGGTGGGAGTGATTGGATACCTGGTCATCATGTTCACAATGTTCGGCTTCAATGTCTTCTTCAG GATCAAGGCTGAGGACTCCATGGATGTGGGCGTTATCATGCTGTTCTATGGTCTGTACTATGGAGTGATGGGACGGGACTTTGCTGAAATCTGCTCCGACTACATGGCCTCAACTATAGGG tactataacCTGGGAGGAATGCCGTCCAGGAGCCTGACAGATGATATCTGTGCGGTGTGTGGTCAGAAGATCCTCGTAGACGTGGATGAGGAGGGGATTATAGAAGATACCTACCAACTCTCCTGTAACCACAT ATTCCACGAGTTCTGTATCCGTGGCTGGTGCATTGTGGGTAAGAAGCAGACGTGTCCGTACTGCAACGAGAAGGTCGACTTGAAGAGGATGATGAACAATCC atGGGAGAGAACACATGTCCTTTACGGGCAGCTCTTGGATTGGCTGAGATATCTTGTTGCCTGGCAACCCATAATCATCGGAATTGTCCACGGAATCAACTTCACCCTGGGGCTGGAGTAG
- the rnf175 gene encoding RING finger protein 175 isoform X1, translated as MAGLQPQGDLLKMTHRENWKVQHERLHVKHRGHEAMHAEMVLILIATLVVAQIVLVQWKQRHNRSYNLVTLLQMWVVPLYFTIKLYWWRFLSMWGMFSVITSYVVFRATRKPLSCRTPRMVYKWFLLIYKLSYAVGVIGYLVIMFTMFGFNVFFRIKAEDSMDVGVIMLFYGLYYGVMGRDFAEICSDYMASTIGYYNLGGMPSRSLTDDICAVCGQKILVDVDEEGIIEDTYQLSCNHIFHEFCIRGWCIVGKKQTCPYCNEKVDLKRMMNNPYPFIGRGDESHRTPGLAESESISYTHTYSYRSLTLLHVVFFIFYIFVQYNCKKKKKML; from the exons gGGGATCTCCTGAAAATGACTCACAGGGAGAACTGGAA agTACAGCATGAGCGCCTGCACGTGAAGCACCGGGGCCATGAGGCCATGCATGCAGAGATGGTGCTCATCCTCATCGCTACGCTAGTGGTGGCTCAGATCGTACTGGTACAGTGGAAGCAGCGGCACAACCGCTCATACAAT ttggtCACCCTGCTCCAGATGTGGGTGGTTCCTCTCTATTTCACTATAAAACTCTACTGGTGGAGGTTTCTCTCCATGTGGGGAATGTTCTCTGTCATCACCAGCTATGTCGTCTTCAGAGCTACACGCAAACCACTGTCCTGTCGGACACCACG GATGGTGTATAAATGGTTTCTATTGATCTATAAGCTGAGCTATGCGGTGGGAGTGATTGGATACCTGGTCATCATGTTCACAATGTTCGGCTTCAATGTCTTCTTCAG GATCAAGGCTGAGGACTCCATGGATGTGGGCGTTATCATGCTGTTCTATGGTCTGTACTATGGAGTGATGGGACGGGACTTTGCTGAAATCTGCTCCGACTACATGGCCTCAACTATAGGG tactataacCTGGGAGGAATGCCGTCCAGGAGCCTGACAGATGATATCTGTGCGGTGTGTGGTCAGAAGATCCTCGTAGACGTGGATGAGGAGGGGATTATAGAAGATACCTACCAACTCTCCTGTAACCACAT ATTCCACGAGTTCTGTATCCGTGGCTGGTGCATTGTGGGTAAGAAGCAGACGTGTCCGTACTGCAACGAGAAGGTCGACTTGAAGAGGATGATGAACAATCCGTATCCTTTCATTGGCAGAGGCGACGAGAGCCACAGAACACCGGGATTGGCTGAATCTGAGAGCATatcttacacacacacttattctTATCGGTCTTtgacattgttgcatgttgtgttttttatattttatatttttgttcagtataattgtaaaaaaaaaaaaaaaatgctgtaA
- the rnf175 gene encoding RING finger protein 175 isoform X2: MAGLQPQGDLLKMTHRENWKVQHERLHVKHRGHEAMHAEMVLILIATLVVAQIVLVQWKQRHNRSYNLVTLLQMWVVPLYFTIKLYWWRFLSMWGMFSVITSYVVFRATRKPLSCRTPRMVYKWFLLIYKLSYAVGVIGYLVIMFTMFGFNVFFRIKAEDSMDVGVIMLFYGLYYGVMGRDFAEICSDYMASTIGYYNLGGMPSRSLTDDICAVCGQKILVDVDEEGIIEDTYQLSCNHIYLLIAFLPEVKELWMSSVQPPPCFPCASCYSVCFFSVLPSARCTHTALPREKHASQLCSFSRSGSLVHVHTHRK; encoded by the exons gGGGATCTCCTGAAAATGACTCACAGGGAGAACTGGAA agTACAGCATGAGCGCCTGCACGTGAAGCACCGGGGCCATGAGGCCATGCATGCAGAGATGGTGCTCATCCTCATCGCTACGCTAGTGGTGGCTCAGATCGTACTGGTACAGTGGAAGCAGCGGCACAACCGCTCATACAAT ttggtCACCCTGCTCCAGATGTGGGTGGTTCCTCTCTATTTCACTATAAAACTCTACTGGTGGAGGTTTCTCTCCATGTGGGGAATGTTCTCTGTCATCACCAGCTATGTCGTCTTCAGAGCTACACGCAAACCACTGTCCTGTCGGACACCACG GATGGTGTATAAATGGTTTCTATTGATCTATAAGCTGAGCTATGCGGTGGGAGTGATTGGATACCTGGTCATCATGTTCACAATGTTCGGCTTCAATGTCTTCTTCAG GATCAAGGCTGAGGACTCCATGGATGTGGGCGTTATCATGCTGTTCTATGGTCTGTACTATGGAGTGATGGGACGGGACTTTGCTGAAATCTGCTCCGACTACATGGCCTCAACTATAGGG tactataacCTGGGAGGAATGCCGTCCAGGAGCCTGACAGATGATATCTGTGCGGTGTGTGGTCAGAAGATCCTCGTAGACGTGGATGAGGAGGGGATTATAGAAGATACCTACCAACTCTCCTGTAACCACAT ATATCTTCTAATTGCTTTTCTGCCAGAAGTCAAAGAGCTCTGGATGAGTTCTGTACAGCCGCCACCATGTTTTCCCTGTGCTTCCTGCTATAGCGTTTGTTTCTTCTCTGTTCTCCCATCTGCTCGGTGTACACATACAGCTCTTCCTAGAGAAAAGCATGCATCGCAACTTTGTTCGTTCTCTCGTTCAGGTTCGCTTGTACATGTCCACACACACCGGAAATGA